The following coding sequences are from one Prochlorococcus marinus CUG1438 window:
- a CDS encoding alanine racemase encodes MQIRRTNQGFNFDKHPALEKDIDPKQRAWIEVSGKAIEKNVRQLRSKLSKSCQFMAVVKADGYGHDAKLVSEYAIKGGASQFGVATLKEGIKLRSSGVKKPILILGNLYTKKDLIIAFKNDLMPTISSIRECLICNNIGKHYGLKFSLHIKVDTGMSRLGFECNKFLQQFEKIKSFENITIEGIYSHLSSADEDNSLDSKSITQLQRLKFEELLNQINIDRNQDIKVHLANSAGMLINKDFHFHMVRVGLAMYGCSPFAKIDKNISLKPALFLKVKVAFIRSIDKGVSVSYGGKFVSRRKTKLAILSIGYADGVSRNLSGKIKVIHNNKLFNQVGAITMDQMMVDITGSNDIKIGSTMLLLGSDGDKTISPCEWAKESNTIPWEIICSFKNRLPRVQVD; translated from the coding sequence ATTGAAGTGAGTGGTAAAGCAATTGAGAAAAATGTAAGGCAGTTAAGATCAAAATTAAGTAAGAGTTGTCAATTTATGGCAGTTGTTAAAGCCGATGGATATGGACATGATGCAAAATTAGTATCCGAATATGCTATCAAAGGTGGAGCTTCTCAATTTGGAGTTGCCACCTTAAAAGAGGGTATTAAGCTTCGTTCTTCTGGAGTAAAAAAACCAATTCTCATACTTGGAAATCTTTATACAAAAAAGGATTTAATCATCGCTTTTAAAAATGATCTTATGCCAACTATTAGTAGTATAAGAGAATGTTTAATTTGCAATAATATTGGAAAGCATTATGGGTTGAAATTTTCCTTACACATCAAAGTTGATACTGGAATGTCAAGATTAGGATTTGAATGTAATAAATTTTTGCAGCAATTTGAAAAAATAAAATCTTTTGAAAATATTACTATTGAGGGAATATATAGTCATTTATCATCTGCTGATGAAGACAACTCATTAGATTCAAAAAGTATTACACAATTGCAAAGACTCAAGTTTGAGGAATTATTAAACCAAATTAATATTGATAGAAATCAAGATATCAAGGTTCATTTAGCTAATTCTGCGGGAATGCTCATTAATAAGGATTTTCATTTTCATATGGTACGTGTTGGACTTGCTATGTATGGGTGTAGCCCTTTTGCAAAAATAGATAAAAATATATCGCTTAAACCAGCATTATTTTTGAAGGTCAAAGTTGCTTTTATAAGAAGTATTGATAAAGGTGTAAGTGTAAGTTATGGAGGAAAATTTGTAAGTAGAAGAAAAACTAAATTGGCAATATTAAGTATTGGTTACGCAGATGGAGTATCGAGGAATCTTTCAGGCAAAATAAAAGTTATCCATAATAATAAACTTTTTAACCAAGTTGGAGCTATAACTATGGATCAGATGATGGTTGACATAACAGGTTCTAATGACATTAAAATTGGAAGTACTATGTTATTACTTGGATCTGATGGAGATAAAACAATTTCTCCATGTGAATGGGCCAAAGAATCTAATACTATACCTTGGGAAATTATTTGTTCTTTTAAAAATAGGTTACCAAGAGTTCAAGTTGATTAG
- a CDS encoding TIGR01548 family HAD-type hydrolase, with the protein MKNTGLVLFDIDGVIRSVENSYRLALKKTVYKFSGWEPSFIDIDNAKNEGIWNNDWDLSLELIKRYIKKENLSLEIPSRELIVKCFKEFYFGGDPNKDSKNWSGFITYEDLLVDKEFFDLLRSNGIIWGFVSGAEPASARFVLEKRLGLKSPPLIAMGDAPDKPDPNGFIKLSRKLVGDKLGPSNIPIAYVGDTIADINTVINARKEIPSQKFISIGIAPPHLHLKSRLKERNLYETNLKNAGAEVILNSIYDLISINLAKF; encoded by the coding sequence TTGAAAAATACTGGTCTAGTTTTATTTGACATCGATGGTGTAATACGTAGCGTAGAAAATAGTTATAGGCTTGCATTAAAAAAAACAGTTTACAAATTTTCAGGATGGGAGCCTAGTTTTATAGATATTGATAATGCAAAAAATGAAGGGATATGGAATAATGACTGGGATTTAAGTCTAGAGCTTATTAAAAGATATATAAAAAAGGAAAATTTGTCTCTTGAAATACCTTCAAGAGAGTTAATAGTTAAGTGTTTTAAAGAATTTTACTTTGGAGGCGATCCAAATAAAGATAGTAAAAATTGGTCTGGATTCATAACCTATGAGGATTTATTAGTTGATAAAGAGTTTTTTGATTTATTAAGAAGCAATGGAATAATTTGGGGTTTTGTGAGTGGTGCAGAGCCTGCCTCTGCTAGATTTGTTTTAGAAAAAAGACTTGGACTCAAATCACCTCCATTAATAGCTATGGGGGATGCTCCTGACAAGCCTGATCCAAATGGATTTATAAAGTTATCAAGAAAACTTGTTGGAGATAAACTTGGCCCATCTAATATTCCTATTGCATATGTAGGTGATACTATTGCAGATATAAATACAGTTATCAACGCTAGAAAAGAAATACCGTCTCAGAAATTCATAAGTATCGGAATAGCCCCTCCTCATTTACATTTAAAGTCTAGATTAAAAGAACGTAATTTATACGAAACAAATTTAAAAAATGCAGGCGCTGAAGTAATTCTAAATTCTATTTATGACCTAATTTCCATTAATCTTGCCAAATTTTAA
- the cobJ gene encoding precorrin-3B C(17)-methyltransferase: protein MKGIAIGLSSNSSELLKRLKKAEFVKEIYISSSSKNDVRENQMVEIRKPREILLQKWAELDLIIFIGSIGASVRLISPFLTHKDQDPGVIVIDKKCSKIVPLIGLHQSETHNIAIQISNLFGGQIIETNNSNDQSYLNLDSFGNQWGWKRSGAIKNWSKLVIKQSKNEKIFCKQLSGSNLWKTSESAENIIEINEKESETTGSTFHVSIFANHKTTWHPPVLWIGIGCERNTSKELIANSLNNFLESGNLSHHSIAGFATIDIKKNEKGILKLAEEKNLPIKFFTKDDLSKIIVPNPSNIVQEEIGTPSVAEASCLLAAGKESKLLKEKIIFKNRDFPTNKSGAVTFAIAESKNQYYPTNGEIHIIGSGPGDTSFITNDSRKALARSTVWIGYKMYLDLIKPLQRSDQVLIESKLTEEKKRCSQAIKLAEEGIKVALISSGESGFYGMAGLLLELVQKIKKEFRPYFEVHPGISSIQLAAALSGAPLMNDFCSISLSDKLTPWSLIEKRIEGALIGDFVIAFFNPQSVERNWQLKCAIDLCLKSRQGDTPVLIARQVGRENQSKRFCTLNTIPFKEIDMLSIIIIGNSQTTLIDEIFLTPRGYLQN from the coding sequence TTGAAAGGAATCGCAATAGGTCTATCTAGTAATTCAAGTGAACTTTTAAAAAGGCTTAAAAAAGCCGAATTTGTTAAAGAGATTTATATTTCAAGTTCCTCAAAAAATGACGTAAGAGAAAATCAGATGGTGGAAATAAGAAAGCCTAGAGAAATTTTACTTCAAAAATGGGCCGAACTGGATTTAATAATTTTTATCGGATCAATTGGTGCGTCAGTAAGACTAATTAGTCCTTTTTTAACGCATAAAGATCAAGATCCAGGGGTTATTGTAATAGATAAAAAGTGTTCCAAAATAGTGCCTTTAATTGGCCTACATCAGTCAGAAACTCATAATATCGCAATTCAAATTTCTAATTTATTTGGAGGTCAAATAATAGAAACTAATAATTCAAATGATCAAAGCTACCTAAATCTAGATTCATTCGGTAATCAATGGGGGTGGAAAAGATCTGGTGCAATAAAAAACTGGTCAAAACTGGTGATAAAACAATCGAAGAACGAAAAGATATTTTGCAAACAACTATCTGGTAGTAATTTATGGAAAACATCAGAATCAGCTGAGAATATTATTGAAATTAATGAAAAGGAATCTGAAACAACAGGATCAACATTTCATGTGAGTATATTCGCGAATCACAAAACAACTTGGCATCCTCCAGTATTATGGATTGGCATTGGTTGTGAAAGAAATACAAGCAAAGAATTGATAGCCAATTCTTTAAATAATTTTTTGGAGTCGGGAAATCTATCACATCATTCAATTGCAGGATTTGCAACTATTGATATAAAAAAAAATGAGAAAGGAATTTTAAAACTTGCTGAAGAAAAAAACTTGCCTATCAAGTTTTTTACTAAAGATGATCTTTCAAAAATAATTGTTCCTAATCCATCAAATATAGTGCAAGAAGAAATTGGTACACCTTCTGTAGCAGAAGCTTCATGCTTACTCGCAGCAGGTAAAGAATCAAAATTATTAAAAGAAAAAATAATTTTTAAAAATAGAGATTTTCCAACAAATAAATCTGGCGCAGTAACTTTTGCCATAGCCGAATCAAAAAATCAATATTACCCAACCAATGGCGAAATTCACATTATCGGAAGTGGTCCTGGCGATACCTCTTTTATAACCAATGATTCAAGAAAGGCACTTGCAAGATCTACTGTTTGGATTGGATACAAAATGTATTTAGATTTAATTAAACCTTTACAAAGAAGTGACCAGGTTTTAATTGAAAGTAAACTTACTGAAGAAAAAAAAAGATGCAGTCAAGCAATCAAGCTAGCCGAGGAAGGAATAAAGGTGGCCTTAATTTCTTCAGGTGAATCTGGATTTTATGGCATGGCTGGTTTACTTTTAGAATTGGTCCAAAAAATCAAAAAAGAATTTAGACCTTACTTTGAAGTTCATCCTGGTATAAGTAGTATTCAATTAGCGGCGGCGTTAAGTGGAGCCCCACTAATGAATGACTTTTGTTCAATAAGTTTAAGTGATAAATTAACGCCTTGGTCTCTCATAGAAAAAAGAATTGAAGGAGCTCTAATAGGTGACTTTGTAATAGCTTTTTTTAATCCTCAATCAGTTGAAAGAAATTGGCAGCTAAAATGTGCAATTGATCTGTGTTTAAAATCTAGGCAAGGGGATACTCCCGTTCTAATAGCTAGGCAAGTAGGAAGAGAAAATCAATCCAAAAGATTTTGCACTTTAAATACCATTCCTTTTAAAGAAATAGATATGTTATCAATAATAATAATCGGGAATTCTCAAACCACGTTAATAGATGAGATATTTCTTACACCTAGAGGATATTTACAAAATTAA